The following coding sequences are from one Sphaeramia orbicularis chromosome 11, fSphaOr1.1, whole genome shotgun sequence window:
- the LOC115427942 gene encoding zinc finger protein 706: MARGQQKIQSQQKNAKKAAEKKKSHGADQKTAAKAALVHTCPVCRTQMPDPKTFKQHFESKHPKSPMPPELADVQA, encoded by the exons ATGGCTCGTGGGCAGCAGAAGATTCAGTCCCAGCAGAAGAACGCCAAGAAGGCAGCCGAGAAGAAGAAATCTCATGGCGCTGACCAGAAGACTGCTGCTAAAGCCGCTCTGGTCCACACCTGCCCGGTCTGCAGG ACACAAATGCCTGACCCTAAAACCTTCAAACAGCACTTTGAGAGCAAACATCCCAAGTCTCCCATGCCTCCTGAGCTGGCGGACGTTCAGGCATAA